One part of the Leucobacter triazinivorans genome encodes these proteins:
- a CDS encoding alpha/beta fold hydrolase yields MSDIEATARTEFSYTDDHGIEIFVYEWAAEEPVGVVQISHGIGEHAKRYDAFARRLVAAGFTVYADDHRGHGETGRAQHDGDLSKMGRLGPGGLQAAEAAILQLTGIVRERHPELPVVMFAHSWGSLMAQRILNEHPRAWEALVLSGTAFRTFKHMESGDLNARWKTDDANGFEWLSREPAVAEAFIADPLCFAADILKLFGVADGLRLFGKPGHGIPQELPILIVSGSEDPLNRGDGLRLLAEAYRKRGVRDVTVKLYPGARHETLNETNREDVTADLTTWMLERVAS; encoded by the coding sequence ATGAGCGACATCGAGGCCACCGCGCGCACCGAGTTCAGCTACACCGACGACCACGGGATCGAGATCTTCGTCTACGAGTGGGCGGCCGAAGAGCCGGTGGGCGTCGTGCAGATCTCGCACGGCATCGGCGAGCACGCCAAGCGCTACGACGCGTTCGCCCGCCGGCTCGTCGCCGCCGGCTTCACGGTGTACGCCGACGACCACCGCGGGCACGGCGAGACGGGGCGCGCGCAGCACGACGGCGACCTTTCCAAGATGGGGCGCCTCGGCCCCGGCGGGCTGCAGGCGGCGGAGGCCGCGATCCTGCAGCTCACCGGGATCGTGCGCGAACGGCACCCGGAACTGCCCGTGGTCATGTTCGCGCACTCGTGGGGATCGCTCATGGCGCAGCGGATCCTCAACGAGCATCCGCGAGCCTGGGAGGCGCTGGTGCTCTCCGGCACCGCCTTCCGCACGTTCAAGCACATGGAGAGCGGCGACCTCAACGCGAGATGGAAGACCGACGACGCGAACGGCTTCGAGTGGCTGAGCCGCGAACCCGCCGTCGCCGAGGCGTTCATCGCCGACCCGCTGTGCTTCGCGGCCGACATCCTCAAGCTCTTCGGGGTGGCCGACGGGCTGCGGCTCTTCGGCAAGCCGGGGCACGGGATCCCGCAGGAGTTGCCGATCCTCATCGTCTCGGGCAGCGAGGATCCGCTCAACCGCGGCGACGGCCTGCGCCTGCTGGCCGAGGCGTACCGCAAGCGGGGTGTGCGCGATGTCACCGTGAAGCTCTACCCCGGCGCACGCCACGAGACGCTGAACGAGACGAACCGCGAGGACGTCACGGCAGATCTCACGACCTGGATGCTGGAGCGCGTGGCGAGCTGA
- a CDS encoding NADPH-dependent FMN reductase, protein MSTISVIVGNPKPHSRTRQVGEELAQRISARTGAEILPTVDLIDHADELFRWPSAALDPLNEQLRASTYAIIATPTYKASYTGLLKAFLDRYPAQGLEGVTAIPVFTIASDEHALAVEFTLRPLLVELGASVPTRGLAFPTPRFDRRDELLDEWVSTQGPLLPGTHAQTEAGA, encoded by the coding sequence GTGTCCACCATCTCCGTCATCGTCGGAAACCCGAAGCCGCACTCGCGCACGCGCCAGGTCGGCGAGGAGCTGGCGCAGCGCATCAGCGCGCGCACGGGCGCCGAGATCCTGCCGACCGTCGACCTCATCGACCACGCCGACGAGCTCTTCCGCTGGCCGTCGGCCGCGCTCGACCCGCTGAACGAGCAGCTGCGCGCGTCGACCTACGCCATCATCGCCACGCCCACCTACAAGGCCAGCTACACCGGCCTGCTCAAGGCGTTCCTCGACCGCTACCCGGCACAGGGTCTCGAGGGGGTCACCGCGATCCCCGTCTTCACCATCGCCTCCGACGAGCACGCGCTGGCCGTCGAGTTCACGCTGCGGCCGCTGCTCGTCGAGCTGGGTGCGAGTGTGCCCACCCGCGGGCTCGCGTTTCCCACGCCGCGCTTCGATCGGCGCGACGAGCTGCTCGACGAGTGGGTGTCGACCCAGGGCCCGCTGCTGCCGGGGACGCACGCGCAGACGGAGGCCGGCGCATGA
- a CDS encoding quinone oxidoreductase family protein → MRAIVAEQTGGPEVLRLAEIPDPAPRPGELLVQTAAVGVNFIETYQRSGLYAVPLPFTPGAEGAGRVLAVGPGVEGFAEGDLVATAEATATYAERFAVAAERAVRVPEGIGADTAAALPLQGLTAHYLATSAARPEPGDTVLVHAGAGGVGLLLTQLLAARGVRVLTTASTPEKQQLSRSAGASEVLGYDGFADRVREITGGEGVAVAYDGVGKSTFDDSLRALRVRGELVLYGAASGPVPPFDLQRLNAGGSLSVTRPSLGHFLRTPDERVWRYRELFAAIEAGALDIRIGARFPLAEAAAAHRALEGRETTGKVILEP, encoded by the coding sequence ATGCGCGCGATTGTTGCCGAGCAGACCGGCGGGCCCGAGGTGCTGCGGCTCGCTGAGATCCCGGATCCGGCCCCCCGTCCCGGCGAGCTGCTCGTGCAGACCGCCGCCGTCGGCGTCAACTTCATCGAGACCTACCAGCGCTCCGGGCTGTATGCCGTGCCGCTCCCGTTCACGCCGGGCGCCGAGGGCGCCGGCCGGGTGCTCGCGGTCGGGCCCGGCGTCGAGGGCTTCGCGGAGGGAGACCTGGTCGCCACCGCCGAGGCGACCGCCACGTACGCCGAGCGGTTCGCGGTGGCCGCGGAGCGCGCGGTCCGCGTGCCCGAGGGCATCGGCGCCGATACCGCCGCCGCGCTCCCCCTGCAGGGGCTCACCGCGCACTACCTGGCCACCTCGGCCGCACGGCCCGAGCCGGGCGACACGGTGCTCGTGCACGCGGGCGCCGGCGGCGTCGGCCTGCTGCTCACCCAGCTGCTCGCCGCCCGCGGTGTGCGGGTGCTCACCACGGCATCGACGCCCGAGAAGCAGCAGCTGAGCCGGAGCGCCGGAGCTTCCGAGGTGCTCGGCTACGACGGGTTCGCGGATCGGGTGCGGGAGATCACGGGCGGCGAGGGGGTCGCCGTGGCCTACGACGGGGTGGGCAAGAGCACCTTCGACGACTCCCTGCGCGCGCTGCGGGTGCGCGGAGAGCTCGTGCTCTACGGCGCCGCCAGCGGCCCGGTGCCGCCGTTCGATCTGCAGCGCCTCAACGCGGGCGGATCCCTCTCGGTCACCCGCCCCTCGCTGGGGCACTTCCTGCGCACCCCGGATGAGCGCGTCTGGCGCTACCGCGAACTCTTCGCCGCGATCGAGGCCGGAGCGCTTGACATCCGGATCGGTGCGCGCTTCCCGCTCGCCGAGGCCGCGGCGGCGCACCGGGCGCTCGAGGGCCGGGAGACGACCGGCAAGGTGATCCTCGAACCGTGA
- a CDS encoding flavin reductase family protein — translation MSLDTSATRTEPHPAGPAQAHAEPVRPASTAGAEVASPAGAPAPAPFDEREYRNAMGAFASGITVITTQGATAPVGFTCQSFYSVSIDPPLVSFSVARTSQSLAALREHRQLVVNFLSAEQQHLSAQFARSGTDKWQGVAWHPSEANGAPTLDGVTGWVAGEIEREIEAGDHLIFLVRVLGISTDPDRAPLLFYRGAYRELEYMI, via the coding sequence ATGAGCCTCGACACCTCCGCCACCCGGACCGAGCCGCACCCGGCCGGTCCCGCGCAGGCCCACGCGGAACCGGTTCGGCCGGCGAGCACCGCAGGCGCCGAGGTCGCGTCGCCCGCCGGCGCACCGGCGCCCGCCCCCTTCGACGAGCGCGAGTACCGCAACGCCATGGGCGCCTTCGCATCCGGGATCACCGTGATCACGACGCAGGGCGCGACGGCCCCCGTCGGCTTCACCTGCCAGTCGTTCTACAGCGTCTCGATCGATCCGCCGCTCGTCTCCTTCTCGGTCGCCCGCACCTCGCAGAGCCTCGCCGCCCTGCGCGAGCACCGGCAGCTCGTCGTCAATTTCCTGAGCGCCGAGCAGCAGCACCTGAGCGCGCAGTTCGCGCGCTCGGGCACCGACAAGTGGCAGGGCGTCGCGTGGCACCCCTCCGAGGCCAACGGCGCGCCCACGCTCGACGGCGTCACCGGCTGGGTCGCGGGCGAGATCGAGCGCGAGATCGAGGCGGGGGATCACCTCATCTTCCTCGTGCGCGTGCTCGGCATCTCGACCGATCCGGATCGCGCCCCGCTGCTCTTCTACCGCGGCGCCTACCGCGAACTCGAGTACATGATCTGA
- a CDS encoding TetR/AcrR family transcriptional regulator, protein MARPRTARLSREIIGRAAIEFVEAGHELQLVPLARRLGVSVSSLYHHVAGRDGVIQAMRQVLVAEYIRPMPASGDWRQRIRQEVELTWRMYADHPRVLQLLLTVVIDEPDVLRIYSVLADALEEAGLPEGEILTTIEVIDAFTFGMTLDALSPETILDPERATGTLARLLPGHPSGAERNRRVFASGLDLIIAGIEARVRELGAE, encoded by the coding sequence GTGGCGCGACCCAGAACCGCACGCCTCAGCCGGGAGATCATCGGCCGCGCCGCCATCGAGTTCGTCGAGGCGGGCCACGAGCTGCAGCTGGTGCCGCTCGCCCGCCGCCTCGGGGTGAGCGTCTCCTCGCTCTACCACCACGTCGCCGGACGAGACGGGGTGATCCAGGCGATGCGCCAGGTGCTCGTGGCGGAGTACATCAGGCCGATGCCCGCATCGGGGGACTGGCGGCAGCGCATCCGCCAGGAGGTCGAGCTGACCTGGCGGATGTACGCCGACCACCCGCGCGTGCTGCAGCTCCTGCTCACCGTGGTCATCGACGAGCCCGACGTGCTGCGCATCTACAGCGTGCTCGCCGACGCGCTCGAAGAGGCGGGTCTGCCGGAAGGCGAGATCCTCACCACGATCGAGGTCATCGACGCCTTCACCTTCGGCATGACCCTCGACGCGCTCTCGCCCGAGACGATCCTCGACCCGGAGCGGGCCACGGGCACGCTCGCGCGGCTCCTGCCGGGCCACCCGTCCGGGGCCGAGCGCAACCGGCGCGTGTTCGCGAGCGGGCTCGACCTGATCATCGCGGGCATCGAGGCGCGGGTGCGCGAACTGGGCGCGGAGTGA
- a CDS encoding alpha/beta hydrolase: protein MPRSDRRRPARRRGGPSRISLALCTGALGAAALLAAALPGAAAGDEGAPEAERVLASIEEGTAMRISSIEVAGPARDRDPAAINRLGSAAVPVRLYLPAEAPWATLVWAHGGSFSRGTLDWPEADWVSQRFADAGVRVYSVDYALATETVKAPAPGNDVAAVLRAAAEEAGPLVAGGASAGAHLAVLAALAQADLAGSGIARPADALILEYPTLHRVQRADAAIAATTARLPERRRFGAERIAEMYGFYLGDPAAAAAAGAVVAGELPPERLALLPPTVIVNADADDLRASGEEFAEQLRATGVPVVEAVQPGTVHGYLNRPEESDRARADAQETVDRFVRELRGILAP from the coding sequence GTGCCACGCTCGGACCGCCGGCGGCCGGCCCGGCGGCGGGGCGGGCCCTCCCGCATCAGCCTCGCCCTGTGCACGGGTGCGCTCGGCGCTGCGGCGCTGCTCGCCGCCGCACTCCCGGGAGCGGCGGCCGGCGACGAGGGTGCGCCCGAGGCCGAACGCGTGCTCGCGTCGATCGAGGAGGGGACGGCCATGCGCATCAGTTCGATCGAGGTCGCCGGTCCGGCGAGGGATCGGGATCCCGCAGCGATCAATCGGCTGGGGTCTGCGGCGGTTCCGGTGCGGCTGTACCTGCCGGCGGAGGCACCGTGGGCGACGCTCGTGTGGGCGCACGGCGGATCCTTCAGCCGTGGCACGCTGGACTGGCCGGAGGCCGACTGGGTCTCGCAGCGCTTCGCCGATGCCGGGGTGCGGGTGTACTCGGTCGATTACGCCCTGGCCACCGAGACGGTGAAGGCGCCGGCGCCGGGCAACGATGTCGCCGCAGTGCTGCGCGCCGCCGCCGAGGAGGCGGGGCCGCTGGTGGCCGGAGGCGCGAGCGCGGGGGCCCACCTCGCGGTGCTGGCGGCGCTCGCGCAGGCCGATCTCGCGGGATCGGGGATCGCGCGCCCGGCCGATGCGCTGATCCTCGAGTACCCCACCCTGCACCGAGTCCAGCGCGCCGACGCCGCGATCGCGGCGACCACCGCCCGGCTGCCCGAGCGGCGGCGGTTCGGCGCGGAGCGCATCGCCGAGATGTACGGGTTCTACCTCGGCGATCCGGCGGCCGCGGCGGCGGCCGGCGCGGTCGTCGCCGGCGAGCTGCCGCCCGAGCGGCTCGCGCTCCTGCCGCCGACGGTGATCGTCAACGCCGACGCCGACGACCTGCGCGCCTCGGGCGAGGAGTTCGCCGAGCAGCTGCGGGCCACCGGCGTGCCGGTGGTCGAGGCCGTGCAGCCGGGCACGGTGCACGGCTACCTCAATCGGCCCGAAGAGTCGGATCGCGCCCGCGCCGATGCGCAGGAGACCGTCGACCGCTTCGTGCGGGAGCTGCGGGGCATCCTCGCGCCGTAG
- a CDS encoding lipoate--protein ligase family protein, which produces MHGEYKVPGGKLVVVDFDVVDGLIRDFRLSGDFFLEPDDALACIDSAVEGMHPNSTIEEVGDAIRKALPGEVHLLGFTPDSVGVAIRRAVTGAAHWRDYDWQILHEPPISPVLNAALDEVLTAAVGEGLRGPTLRIWEWNSPAVFIGSFQSVKNEVDEEQAAAHGAQLVRRISGGGAMYMEPASCITYALYVPGELVRGMSFADSYAYLDEWVLEALQSLGIDAHYKPLNDITSPHGKIGGAAQKRLGSGAVLHHVTMAYDMDPEAMTQVLRIGREKLSDKGTASAQKRVDPLRSQTGLEREEIIAKMIEVFTRRHGGTAGEVTEGEWDAAERLVEQKFTTEAWLRRVP; this is translated from the coding sequence ATGCACGGTGAGTACAAGGTTCCGGGCGGCAAACTGGTCGTCGTTGACTTCGACGTCGTCGATGGGCTCATCCGCGACTTCCGGCTCTCGGGCGACTTCTTCCTCGAACCCGACGACGCCCTCGCCTGCATCGACTCCGCCGTGGAGGGGATGCACCCCAACAGCACGATCGAGGAGGTCGGCGACGCGATCCGCAAGGCACTGCCGGGCGAGGTGCACCTGCTCGGCTTCACTCCGGACTCCGTCGGCGTCGCGATCCGCCGCGCGGTGACCGGAGCCGCGCACTGGCGCGACTACGACTGGCAGATCCTGCACGAACCGCCGATCTCCCCGGTGCTCAACGCCGCTCTCGACGAGGTGCTCACGGCCGCGGTCGGCGAGGGCCTGCGCGGCCCGACGCTGCGCATCTGGGAGTGGAACAGCCCGGCCGTATTCATCGGGAGCTTCCAGTCGGTGAAGAACGAGGTCGACGAGGAGCAGGCCGCGGCGCACGGCGCGCAGCTGGTGCGCCGCATCTCGGGCGGCGGGGCGATGTACATGGAGCCGGCCTCGTGCATCACCTACGCCCTCTACGTGCCCGGCGAACTCGTGCGCGGCATGAGCTTCGCCGACTCCTACGCATACCTCGACGAGTGGGTGCTGGAGGCGCTGCAATCGCTCGGCATCGACGCTCACTACAAGCCGCTCAACGACATCACGAGCCCCCACGGCAAGATCGGCGGTGCCGCGCAGAAGCGCCTCGGCTCGGGTGCCGTGCTGCACCACGTGACGATGGCCTACGACATGGATCCCGAGGCGATGACGCAGGTGCTGCGCATCGGGCGGGAGAAGCTCTCCGACAAGGGCACCGCCAGCGCGCAGAAGCGGGTGGACCCGCTGCGCAGCCAGACGGGCCTCGAGCGCGAGGAGATCATCGCGAAGATGATCGAGGTCTTCACGCGCCGGCACGGCGGCACCGCCGGCGAGGTCACCGAGGGCGAGTGGGACGCCGCCGAGCGCCTCGTCGAGCAGAAGTTCACCACCGAGGCGTGGCTGCGTCGGGTGCCGTAG
- a CDS encoding YhgE/Pip domain-containing protein, translating into MSLPLARRTGSKPVHWTTIVGLILVPLTVAGVLLWGLWNPTERLDSVTAAVVNEDEPVEVDGQLVPLGRVLAGELIGSAGSSEDEDAEAGGESGGESGSGTPDTNFTWVLTDADDAEAGLAEGRYATVVTIPENFSAAATSLSDGPEGAQTAYIDVAESDRGRLIDTALSSIVTQTATSVLNQQLGSQFVGSVFVGMSELHAGIGDAADGASQLADGGAQLAEGASQLADGTEQLSDGTQQLSSGAGELSTGAAQVATGAGELSAGAGDLSAGSAGLAAGVRSFASGDGTPENPGLRGYASGVRLLVSGDGTEGNPGLTNYLGGVDTYATGVGGALAQLRDGITAGPAELIAYRDGLQNGTIPPPQDVPVEVLVGILDGLIAQIEAQMQSPEVQEQLARLDGLIVASDGIAAGARGYGSQLEPIAAGAEGLAAGAEQLATGAEDFAGGASQFAGGVAQFAGGTAELADGASQLATGTSELAAGTPELAEGASQLAEGAGRSAEGTAELAEGLGEAASGIPDYTEAERETVAQTAVTPVEARGGSDELFNASGVPLFAGIALWAGALASFLVLAPLWRRTRDAARGVGWIALRSAGPAVAIGAAQGAIAGVVLPVALGYDLARGAAFFGMALLAGIAFALVVQGLSALLGGLGRFIAFVLLVVAFAVGIVSTVPAGLAAVGDASPLGSALAGFQAIATEASGAGIAAVLLVLWGLGGLVLTALAVARARKA; encoded by the coding sequence ATGAGCCTGCCGCTCGCACGACGCACCGGGAGCAAGCCCGTGCACTGGACCACGATCGTCGGTCTGATCCTCGTGCCGCTCACGGTGGCGGGAGTGCTGCTCTGGGGGCTCTGGAATCCGACGGAGCGGCTCGACAGCGTCACCGCGGCCGTCGTCAACGAGGACGAGCCGGTCGAGGTCGACGGCCAGCTGGTGCCCCTCGGGCGGGTGCTCGCGGGGGAGCTGATCGGATCCGCGGGCTCCTCGGAGGACGAGGACGCCGAAGCGGGCGGAGAATCTGGCGGCGAGTCGGGATCCGGCACACCCGACACCAACTTCACCTGGGTTCTGACCGACGCCGACGACGCCGAGGCGGGACTCGCCGAGGGGCGCTACGCCACCGTCGTCACGATCCCCGAGAACTTCTCGGCTGCGGCGACGTCGCTGTCGGATGGGCCCGAGGGCGCGCAGACCGCCTACATCGATGTCGCCGAGAGCGATCGGGGCCGGCTGATCGACACCGCGCTCTCGAGCATCGTGACGCAGACCGCGACGAGCGTGCTCAATCAGCAGCTCGGTTCCCAGTTCGTGGGGAGCGTGTTCGTCGGGATGAGCGAGCTGCACGCCGGAATCGGGGACGCGGCCGACGGCGCCTCGCAGCTCGCCGACGGCGGTGCGCAGCTCGCCGAGGGCGCGAGCCAGCTCGCCGATGGCACCGAGCAGCTCTCGGACGGCACGCAGCAGCTCTCGAGCGGCGCGGGCGAGCTGTCGACGGGCGCCGCGCAGGTCGCGACGGGAGCCGGCGAGCTGTCGGCGGGCGCGGGGGACCTGTCGGCGGGCAGCGCGGGCCTCGCAGCCGGAGTGCGCAGCTTCGCCAGTGGCGACGGGACGCCGGAGAACCCGGGGTTGCGAGGATACGCTTCAGGAGTGCGGCTGCTCGTCTCGGGCGACGGCACCGAGGGGAACCCGGGGCTGACGAACTATCTCGGCGGCGTCGATACCTACGCGACCGGCGTCGGCGGTGCGCTGGCCCAGTTGCGGGACGGGATCACCGCCGGCCCCGCAGAGCTCATCGCCTACCGCGACGGACTGCAGAACGGCACCATTCCTCCGCCGCAGGACGTGCCGGTCGAGGTGCTGGTCGGGATCCTCGACGGTCTCATCGCCCAGATCGAAGCTCAGATGCAGTCTCCCGAGGTGCAGGAGCAGCTCGCCCGGCTCGACGGTCTCATCGTCGCCAGCGATGGCATCGCCGCGGGGGCCCGGGGCTACGGCAGTCAGCTGGAGCCCATCGCGGCGGGGGCGGAGGGGCTCGCGGCCGGAGCCGAGCAGCTCGCGACTGGAGCGGAAGATTTCGCGGGAGGGGCCTCGCAGTTCGCGGGCGGCGTCGCGCAGTTCGCGGGCGGCACCGCCGAGCTCGCCGACGGCGCGTCGCAGCTCGCCACCGGTACCTCCGAGCTAGCCGCGGGCACCCCCGAACTCGCCGAGGGAGCCTCGCAGCTCGCCGAGGGCGCCGGCCGGTCGGCGGAGGGTACCGCCGAGCTCGCCGAGGGGCTCGGCGAGGCCGCGAGCGGGATCCCGGACTACACCGAGGCCGAGCGGGAGACGGTGGCCCAGACCGCTGTGACCCCGGTCGAGGCGCGCGGCGGCAGCGACGAGCTGTTCAACGCCTCGGGCGTTCCGCTCTTCGCGGGGATCGCGCTGTGGGCGGGGGCGCTCGCGTCGTTCCTCGTGCTCGCGCCGCTCTGGCGCCGCACGCGCGACGCCGCGCGCGGCGTGGGGTGGATCGCCCTGCGCAGCGCCGGGCCGGCCGTCGCCATCGGTGCGGCGCAGGGGGCGATCGCGGGTGTCGTGCTGCCCGTCGCGCTCGGCTACGATCTCGCGCGGGGTGCCGCCTTCTTCGGCATGGCGCTCTTGGCGGGGATCGCGTTCGCGCTCGTGGTGCAGGGCCTGTCGGCGCTGCTCGGCGGCCTCGGGAGGTTCATCGCCTTCGTGCTGCTGGTCGTCGCCTTCGCGGTGGGGATCGTCTCGACCGTGCCGGCCGGGCTCGCGGCCGTGGGCGACGCGAGCCCGCTCGGCTCGGCGCTCGCGGGGTTCCAGGCGATCGCGACGGAGGCGTCCGGCGCCGGTATCGCGGCCGTGCTGCTCGTACTGTGGGGGCTCGGCGGGCTCGTGCTCACCGCGCTCGCGGTGGCGAGGGCGCGGAAGGCTTAA
- a CDS encoding MFS transporter yields the protein MSTTAPIADPRLPLTLRNGSATFLIALASLMMANLAPFIMTALGGLGFDVVASGNVLTWALLASAVVGLATARLASGRARRPLAMAGLALAVIAFGAAALAPAPSVAVAGLIIGGAGVGAAISTSGAAIAALRNPNRVSATSGLVNRVLITLVLGVIPIIGITQGSVFGALALISLVGLALAVWLPDSPEHAEPVDVTSSLQIAEPRRITAAGIAVLLVFPLWGTSEDAIWTMAPVLGDAVGLGEQPLGFTLSLAAAGGILGMLVVTIFGNRIGRAAPLTAALVLGGALKVWIGFAEDPALLAALIVGVNTIYAFAFTLFLATAAGLDARGRWSGPLLGAYLVGSSFAPLIGGAFIEWFGVPVFSLLMGLVSFIVIVPTILIARVSVGAERALTRSRTAETAEPICA from the coding sequence GTGAGCACCACAGCCCCCATCGCCGACCCCCGCCTCCCGTTGACCCTGCGCAACGGGAGCGCCACCTTCCTCATCGCCCTCGCGAGCCTGATGATGGCGAACCTCGCGCCCTTCATCATGACCGCGCTCGGCGGCCTGGGCTTCGACGTGGTCGCCAGCGGCAACGTGCTCACCTGGGCGCTGCTCGCCTCCGCGGTCGTGGGCCTCGCCACCGCGCGACTCGCGTCGGGGCGCGCCCGCCGCCCCCTCGCCATGGCCGGACTCGCCCTGGCCGTCATCGCCTTCGGCGCCGCAGCGCTCGCCCCGGCTCCGAGCGTCGCCGTGGCCGGGCTCATCATCGGCGGCGCGGGCGTGGGAGCCGCCATCTCCACCTCGGGCGCCGCGATCGCCGCGCTGCGCAACCCCAACCGCGTGTCTGCCACCAGTGGGCTCGTCAACCGCGTGCTCATCACGCTGGTGCTGGGCGTGATCCCGATCATCGGGATCACCCAGGGCAGCGTGTTCGGGGCGCTCGCGCTCATCTCGCTCGTCGGCCTGGCGCTCGCCGTGTGGCTGCCGGACTCCCCCGAGCACGCCGAACCCGTCGACGTCACCAGCAGCCTGCAGATCGCAGAACCGCGTCGCATCACCGCGGCCGGGATCGCCGTGCTGCTCGTGTTCCCACTCTGGGGCACGAGCGAGGACGCGATCTGGACCATGGCGCCCGTGCTCGGCGACGCCGTCGGCCTCGGCGAGCAACCGCTCGGCTTCACGCTCAGCCTCGCGGCGGCCGGCGGGATCCTCGGCATGCTCGTCGTCACGATCTTCGGCAATCGGATCGGGCGCGCGGCGCCGCTCACCGCGGCGCTGGTACTCGGGGGAGCCCTCAAGGTGTGGATCGGCTTCGCCGAGGATCCCGCGCTGCTCGCGGCCCTCATCGTGGGCGTCAACACCATCTATGCGTTCGCCTTCACCCTGTTCCTCGCGACCGCCGCCGGCCTCGACGCCCGCGGTCGCTGGTCGGGCCCGCTGCTCGGCGCCTACCTCGTCGGTTCGAGCTTCGCCCCGCTCATCGGCGGCGCGTTCATCGAGTGGTTCGGCGTGCCGGTGTTCTCCCTGCTCATGGGCCTGGTGAGCTTCATCGTGATCGTGCCGACGATCCTGATCGCGCGCGTCTCCGTCGGAGCCGAGCGCGCTCTGACCCGATCCCGCACCGCTGAGACGGCCGAACCCATCTGCGCATGA
- a CDS encoding amidohydrolase has translation MPSTTTIYRNAVVFTGDASIAPRESFAVRDGRILAAGALSAVRLAAGAGDAGSGDAGSGPIAEVDLGGALVTPAVWEGHAHMLMLGEALSKVQLRDAGTVAEVQERIAAARAANPDAPRITGVSWRFDIFEEGQRPTAAMLDAAVPDVPVFLDANDLHTMWVNSAALKAMGITRDTPDPVGGEIERDEHGDATGFLLETAAMQYGWGYLDEVSSDEDRDRWLAAAFDAYIETGVAGASEMSFGHPDLAAYRRILDREGRLPFPVNAHWILTASGDLETDLAEVAEVARIRDEVAAEYGDEWLRIVGVKFILDGVIDACTAAMRAPYANGAMPGPIWEREFALPVAVAADAAGLQLALHAIGDEASTIALDAVQECIRVNGPRPDRRARVEHLESVADDTIARMAALGVTASMQPVHCDPAVLDNWQAVLGDERARTGFPWHKFREAGVPLALGTDAPTAPHEAPDNLFIALTAKSALEQRREAYQPERVFTPAQALEALTLGTAYATKREQEVGRIASGYRANAVVWTANALTDAPEQLLGTAAALTLVDGEAAHRRA, from the coding sequence ATGCCCTCCACCACGACGATCTACCGCAACGCCGTCGTCTTCACCGGCGACGCGTCGATCGCACCGCGCGAGAGCTTCGCCGTGCGCGACGGGCGGATCCTCGCCGCGGGCGCCCTCTCTGCGGTGCGACTGGCGGCCGGCGCGGGCGATGCAGGATCCGGCGATGCGGGATCCGGCCCCATCGCGGAAGTGGATCTCGGCGGTGCGCTCGTGACCCCCGCGGTCTGGGAGGGCCACGCCCACATGCTGATGCTCGGCGAGGCGCTGTCGAAGGTGCAGCTGCGCGACGCGGGCACGGTCGCGGAGGTGCAGGAGCGGATCGCAGCTGCCCGAGCCGCGAACCCGGACGCGCCTCGGATCACCGGTGTGAGCTGGCGCTTCGACATCTTCGAGGAGGGGCAGCGCCCCACCGCCGCGATGCTGGACGCCGCGGTGCCCGACGTGCCGGTCTTCCTCGACGCGAACGACCTGCACACGATGTGGGTGAACTCCGCGGCGCTGAAGGCCATGGGCATCACCCGCGACACGCCGGATCCGGTGGGCGGCGAGATCGAGCGCGACGAGCACGGCGACGCCACCGGATTCCTGCTCGAGACCGCGGCCATGCAGTACGGCTGGGGGTACCTCGACGAGGTGTCCAGCGACGAGGATCGGGATCGCTGGCTCGCCGCGGCCTTCGACGCCTACATCGAAACCGGTGTCGCGGGCGCCTCCGAGATGTCCTTCGGGCACCCGGATCTCGCCGCGTACCGACGCATCCTCGACCGCGAGGGGCGCCTACCGTTCCCCGTGAACGCGCACTGGATCCTCACCGCCTCCGGCGACCTCGAGACCGATCTCGCAGAGGTCGCCGAGGTCGCGCGGATCCGGGACGAGGTCGCCGCCGAGTACGGCGACGAGTGGCTGCGGATCGTCGGGGTGAAGTTCATCCTCGACGGGGTGATCGACGCCTGCACGGCTGCGATGCGCGCACCGTACGCGAACGGCGCGATGCCCGGCCCGATCTGGGAGCGCGAGTTCGCGCTGCCCGTGGCGGTGGCCGCCGACGCGGCCGGGCTGCAGCTCGCGCTGCACGCGATCGGAGACGAGGCGAGCACGATCGCGCTCGACGCGGTGCAGGAGTGCATTCGCGTCAACGGCCCCCGCCCCGACCGCCGCGCTCGCGTCGAGCACCTCGAGTCGGTGGCCGACGACACGATCGCGCGCATGGCCGCGCTCGGAGTCACCGCCTCGATGCAGCCGGTGCACTGCGACCCGGCCGTGCTCGACAATTGGCAGGCCGTGCTGGGCGACGAGCGCGCGCGCACGGGCTTCCCGTGGCACAAGTTCCGCGAGGCGGGCGTGCCGTTGGCGCTCGGCACCGACGCCCCCACTGCACCCCACGAGGCCCCCGACAACCTGTTCATCGCGCTCACCGCGAAGTCGGCGCTCGAGCAGCGCCGCGAGGCGTACCAGCCGGAGCGCGTATTCACCCCGGCGCAGGCGCTCGAGGCGCTCACGCTGGGCACCGCGTACGCGACTAAGCGCGAGCAGGAGGTGGGCCGCATCGCTTCCGGGTACCGCGCGAACGCGGTGGTGTGGACCGCCAACGCCCTCACCGACGCCCCCGAGCAGCTGCTCGGCACCGCCGCGGCGCTCACCCTGGTCGACGGCGAGGCGGCCCACCGCCGGGCCTGA